One Thiocapsa bogorovii DNA segment encodes these proteins:
- a CDS encoding NfeD family protein, with product MIDWTFTPASLWTLIGVVLILSELALPGVIAVFFGIAALLVGLLLFLDVPIDPPAQILLFGVLGAALLLFARHRLKPWFRGQVETGGSGSEVLPEGTPARAQTDFVRGAGVVSLNGVRWNAESADPIHAGDPVWLTGRRGLVLHVSATPPNVTDS from the coding sequence ATGATCGACTGGACCTTTACCCCTGCCTCCCTCTGGACCCTGATCGGTGTCGTGCTGATCCTGTCCGAGCTTGCGCTGCCCGGCGTCATTGCCGTCTTCTTCGGCATCGCCGCGCTGTTGGTCGGATTGCTGCTGTTCCTCGATGTCCCGATCGACCCGCCCGCACAGATCCTGCTTTTCGGTGTACTCGGCGCCGCGCTTCTGTTGTTCGCGCGCCATCGCCTCAAGCCCTGGTTTCGGGGTCAGGTGGAAACCGGCGGGAGCGGCAGTGAGGTGTTGCCGGAAGGCACCCCGGCACGGGCACAGACCGATTTTGTGCGCGGAGCGGGTGTCGTGTCCCTCAACGGCGTTCGGTGGAACGCCGAGTCCGCAGATCCCATTCATGCGGGCGACCCGGTCTGGCTCACCGGCCGGCGAGGCCTTGTCCTGCACGTCAGCGCAACGCCTCCGAACGTCACCGATTCCTGA
- the pap gene encoding polyphosphate:AMP phosphotransferase → MFESTKVGRSVSKDDFKEQQEQLRTELLSAQRDLKDSDIPVVVLISGVEAAGKGEVVNRLNEWLDTRGVQTFAFWDETDEERARPRYWRFWRSMPPRGEISILFGGWYQTPIEHRFQGHCSDAELDGELNRIVDFERMLIQDGALILKFWFHMSEEEQKSRLKELSRDDKSRWKMLPDKSKFSEQYAAFEQVAERVIRHTDRGVCPWYLVEAEDRRYRDLTVGKTLLHAIRSRLGETPSDSVKASSGSPELPSGANAQITLLDQLDLSLALDKDTYKAEMKRLQTEINELAWSAYNKKRSTVLVFEGVDAGGKGGAIRRITTAVDARLYRTIPVAAPTDEEKSHHYLWRFWRHVPRAGYITLYDRSWYGRVLVERVEGFAGDAEWRRAYSEINRFEEQLVDSGVILLKFWIHISQDEQLKRFKDREAVPYKQYKITDDDWRNREKWPQYKDAINEMVVRTSTKHAAWTLVEGNDKPYARVKVLKTVCDTVREALKRDPEPTAGYLPCGEKRPEEGKKGSNGKSES, encoded by the coding sequence ATGTTCGAATCGACAAAAGTTGGCCGCTCGGTCAGCAAGGACGACTTCAAAGAGCAGCAGGAACAGCTGCGCACCGAGCTTCTTTCGGCCCAACGCGACCTGAAAGACTCCGATATCCCGGTCGTTGTTCTCATCTCGGGCGTCGAGGCGGCAGGAAAGGGCGAGGTGGTGAACCGGCTGAACGAATGGCTGGATACCCGCGGTGTTCAAACCTTCGCCTTCTGGGACGAGACCGACGAGGAACGCGCGCGTCCGCGCTACTGGCGCTTCTGGCGTTCGATGCCGCCCCGCGGCGAGATCTCGATCCTCTTCGGCGGCTGGTATCAGACCCCGATCGAGCATCGCTTCCAGGGTCATTGCAGCGATGCGGAGCTCGACGGGGAGCTTAACCGCATCGTCGATTTCGAGCGCATGCTGATCCAAGACGGCGCACTCATTCTGAAGTTCTGGTTCCACATGTCCGAAGAGGAACAGAAATCGCGCCTGAAAGAGCTCTCGCGCGACGACAAGAGTCGCTGGAAGATGCTCCCGGACAAGAGCAAATTCTCCGAGCAGTACGCCGCATTCGAGCAGGTCGCCGAGCGTGTCATCCGCCACACCGACCGAGGCGTCTGCCCCTGGTATCTGGTGGAGGCCGAAGACAGGCGTTACCGGGACTTGACTGTCGGCAAAACCCTTCTGCACGCCATCCGCTCGCGGTTGGGAGAGACCCCCTCGGATAGCGTCAAGGCCAGCAGCGGGAGTCCGGAGCTCCCGAGCGGTGCGAATGCCCAGATCACGCTCCTGGATCAACTGGATCTCTCGCTCGCCTTGGACAAGGACACCTACAAGGCGGAGATGAAGCGCCTGCAGACCGAGATCAACGAGCTGGCTTGGAGCGCCTACAACAAGAAGCGATCGACTGTTCTGGTCTTCGAGGGTGTCGATGCGGGCGGTAAAGGCGGCGCGATCCGCAGGATCACGACCGCAGTCGACGCGCGTCTCTATCGCACGATCCCGGTCGCCGCGCCCACCGACGAGGAGAAATCGCACCACTATCTGTGGCGCTTCTGGCGTCACGTCCCGCGGGCGGGCTATATCACCCTCTATGACAGATCCTGGTACGGACGCGTTCTGGTCGAGCGGGTCGAGGGCTTCGCCGGCGATGCCGAATGGCGTCGCGCCTACTCGGAGATCAATCGCTTCGAAGAGCAGCTCGTGGACAGCGGCGTCATCCTACTCAAATTCTGGATCCACATCAGCCAAGACGAGCAGCTCAAGCGCTTCAAGGACCGCGAAGCTGTCCCGTACAAGCAATACAAGATAACCGACGACGACTGGCGCAACCGCGAGAAATGGCCGCAATACAAGGATGCGATCAACGAGATGGTGGTGCGCACCAGCACCAAGCATGCGGCTTGGACCCTGGTGGAAGGCAACGACAAACCCTACGCGCGCGTGAAGGTGCTCAAGACCGTCTGCGACACCGTGCGCGAAGCGCTCAAGCGCGACCCCGAGCCCACGGCCGGTTACCTGCCGTGCGGTGAAAAGCGTCCCGAGGAGGGGAAGAAGGGATCGAACGGCAAGTCGGAGTCATGA
- a CDS encoding TatD family hydrolase → MLVDSHCHLDRVDLRRYDGNFNALVQATADAGVTHMLCVSIDLEHYPDMRRLVDPFEQIAVSVGVHPNQEHGEEPTAETLVSLAADPRNVAIGETGLDYFHRDLDPALQRERFRVHIAAARACGKPLIIHTRDARKDTISILREEGADAVGGVLHCFTENWEMAKAGMDLGFYVSFSGIVTFKNAEELRDVARRVPLDRLLIETDSPYLAPMPHRGKPNEPKMVAHVASRIAELRGMDPAEIASITRENYFRLFAIA, encoded by the coding sequence ATGCTCGTCGATTCCCATTGTCACCTCGATCGTGTCGATCTTCGCCGATACGATGGCAACTTCAACGCGCTCGTGCAGGCGACCGCAGATGCCGGTGTCACGCACATGCTCTGCGTCTCGATCGACCTGGAGCATTATCCGGACATGCGACGCCTCGTCGATCCCTTCGAGCAGATCGCTGTTTCGGTCGGCGTGCATCCGAATCAGGAGCACGGAGAGGAGCCGACCGCGGAGACCCTGGTGTCTCTGGCGGCGGATCCGCGGAACGTCGCGATCGGCGAGACCGGATTGGACTATTTCCATCGCGATCTGGATCCGGCCCTTCAGCGCGAACGTTTCCGCGTCCACATTGCAGCGGCACGCGCATGTGGCAAGCCGCTGATTATCCACACGCGCGATGCGCGCAAGGATACGATCTCGATCCTCCGCGAGGAGGGCGCCGACGCTGTCGGCGGCGTGCTGCACTGCTTCACAGAGAATTGGGAGATGGCGAAGGCCGGGATGGACCTGGGTTTCTATGTCTCCTTTTCCGGGATCGTCACCTTTAAGAATGCCGAGGAGCTGCGCGACGTCGCGCGTCGCGTTCCGCTCGATCGCCTTCTCATCGAGACGGATTCGCCCTACCTTGCGCCGATGCCGCATCGCGGCAAACCCAACGAGCCCAAGATGGTCGCCCATGTCGCGAGCCGAATCGCCGAGCTTCGCGGGATGGATCCGGCAGAGATTGCCTCGATCACGCGGGAGAATTACTTCCGTCTGTTCGCCATCGCCTAA
- the pabC gene encoding aminodeoxychorismate lyase yields MVDGLEHDRLPVGDRGLHYGDGLFETILIREGMPCLWNRHLARLALGADRLGIPQPSRSVLREEAVRICAALDDGILKLIVTRGVGGRGYRPPASPHPRRILLAYASPPNVDPLAHGGVAIRYCETPASVNSRLAGIKHLNRLDAVLARQEWDDPQIAEGLMCDDAGDVVGGTMTNLFVWNGVALATPAVTRSGLAGTVRSVALEAAARAGIACVERPVSRRMLEDAVGLFLTNARIGVWPVARLAGRGFDPDRLPVDLLKQIRRLAQTPEWPDP; encoded by the coding sequence TTGGTCGACGGGCTTGAGCATGATCGGCTTCCTGTCGGGGATCGCGGTCTGCACTATGGCGACGGGCTGTTCGAGACCATTCTGATCCGCGAGGGAATGCCTTGTCTGTGGAACCGCCATCTGGCGCGTCTCGCGCTCGGCGCCGATCGGCTGGGGATCCCGCAGCCCTCGCGATCGGTTCTGCGCGAGGAGGCTGTTCGGATCTGCGCGGCACTCGATGATGGCATTCTGAAGCTGATCGTCACCCGCGGCGTCGGCGGTCGCGGTTATCGGCCTCCGGCCTCGCCGCACCCCCGGCGCATCTTGCTGGCCTATGCCTCGCCTCCGAACGTCGATCCGCTTGCGCACGGGGGTGTCGCGATCCGATATTGCGAGACACCAGCGTCCGTGAATTCGCGTCTGGCCGGGATCAAGCATCTCAACCGTTTGGACGCGGTGCTTGCCCGACAGGAATGGGACGATCCGCAGATCGCCGAGGGTCTGATGTGCGACGACGCCGGTGACGTCGTGGGCGGGACGATGACGAATCTCTTTGTCTGGAACGGTGTCGCGCTCGCCACGCCTGCGGTGACGCGCAGCGGCCTTGCCGGAACGGTGCGTTCGGTCGCACTCGAAGCGGCGGCGCGGGCCGGGATCGCTTGTGTCGAGCGCCCCGTCTCGCGAAGGATGCTCGAGGATGCCGTCGGACTCTTCCTGACGAACGCGCGGATCGGCGTCTGGCCGGTTGCTCGCCTTGCGGGGCGCGGGTTCGACCCCGACCGGCTGCCCGTCGATCTCTTGAAACAGATCCGCCGATTGGCACAGACACCTGAATGGCCCGATCCATGA
- a CDS encoding PilZ domain-containing protein produces the protein MATPGASTGSLAGQQRILSFAIKDKAALYAAFMPFVRNGGLFIPTTKRYQLGDEIFLLLQLMEETERIPVAGKVVWVTPPGAEGSRAIGVGVQFSDQDKGMARRKIEDYLVGALNSDRPTHTM, from the coding sequence ATGGCGACACCGGGCGCGTCCACCGGGTCCCTCGCGGGACAGCAACGTATCCTCAGTTTCGCGATCAAGGACAAGGCTGCGCTCTACGCCGCATTCATGCCCTTTGTCAGAAACGGGGGGCTCTTCATCCCGACGACGAAGCGCTACCAGCTCGGCGACGAGATCTTTCTTCTGCTGCAGTTGATGGAGGAGACCGAGCGTATCCCGGTTGCCGGTAAGGTGGTTTGGGTGACGCCGCCGGGTGCCGAGGGCAGTCGTGCGATCGGTGTCGGCGTGCAGTTCAGCGACCAGGACAAAGGGATGGCCCGCCGCAAGATCGAGGACTATCTCGTCGGCGCCCTCAACTCGGATCGTCCGACACACACCATGTAA
- a CDS encoding undecaprenyl-phosphate glucose phosphotransferase, with protein sequence MARRVDPAVDGGRSRGASAADLIRDIQKQPSHAIRICGIFDDRRSDRSPAIVAGYPKLGSVADLVEFARIARVDMLIVTIPINAERRLLEFLKQLWVLPVDIRLSAHTASLDFRDRASSFIGGVPFVDVVDKPVADWDAIVKRTLDLLVASVALIILSPIMLATALAIRLDSPGPILFRQKRYGFNNEVIEVFKFRSMYQHLSDPLAKRVVTKGDSRITRVGRFIRKASIDELPQLFNVLSGELSLVGPRPHAVNAHTDERLWEQVVDGYFARHKVKPGITGWAQINGWRGEVDTPEKIHKRVEYDIYYIENWSVLFDLYIMFRTPFALFNTENAY encoded by the coding sequence ATCGCTCGGCGCGTTGACCCTGCTGTCGACGGCGGGCGCAGTCGTGGTGCATCAGCGGCCGATCTGATTCGGGACATCCAAAAGCAACCCAGCCACGCGATTCGCATCTGCGGAATCTTCGACGACCGCAGGAGCGACCGATCACCGGCCATCGTCGCGGGATACCCGAAGCTCGGAAGCGTCGCCGACCTGGTCGAGTTTGCCCGCATCGCCCGGGTCGACATGCTGATCGTGACGATCCCGATCAATGCGGAGCGGCGGCTGCTCGAATTTCTCAAACAGCTCTGGGTGCTGCCGGTTGATATCCGCCTCTCGGCTCACACGGCCAGTTTGGATTTTCGCGATCGCGCCTCCTCGTTTATCGGGGGCGTACCCTTTGTCGACGTCGTGGACAAGCCGGTCGCGGATTGGGATGCGATCGTCAAGCGGACCCTGGATCTACTGGTCGCCAGCGTCGCCTTGATCATCTTGTCACCCATCATGCTTGCGACGGCGCTCGCAATCCGGCTGGATAGTCCAGGCCCCATCCTCTTTCGGCAGAAGCGCTACGGGTTCAACAACGAGGTGATCGAGGTCTTCAAATTTCGATCCATGTATCAGCACTTGTCCGATCCGCTCGCCAAGCGCGTGGTCACCAAGGGTGATTCGCGAATCACGCGTGTCGGGCGTTTCATCCGAAAGGCATCGATCGACGAGCTCCCGCAACTTTTCAACGTCTTGAGCGGGGAGTTGTCGCTCGTCGGTCCGCGCCCCCATGCGGTGAACGCACACACCGACGAGCGTCTGTGGGAGCAGGTCGTGGATGGCTATTTCGCCCGTCACAAGGTCAAACCGGGCATCACCGGGTGGGCACAGATCAACGGATGGCGCGGCGAGGTCGACACTCCCGAGAAGATCCACAAGCGGGTCGAGTACGATATCTACTATATCGAGAACTGGTCGGTCCTGTTCGACCTCTACATCATGTTCAGAACGCCTTTTGCGCTCTTCAACACCGAAAACGCGTACTGA
- the tmk gene encoding dTMP kinase → MSLSSAVKSKRERGCFITLEGIEGAGKSTHIAPLSTLLASMGLRVVTTREPGGSPIAERIRALLLDPGNTGMDETAELLLMFAARAEHLSKTIRPALESGAWVLCDRFTDATYAYQGGGRGLDPRRIAALETLVQGDLRPDLTLLFDLAPALGLARARGRGAADRFESETLHFFEAVRAVYLERARASPERYYLIDAAAPLSDVGEQVEQALRALIETRRGETVDVSGTGEEA, encoded by the coding sequence ATGAGCCTTTCGAGCGCGGTGAAGTCAAAGCGGGAGCGGGGCTGCTTCATCACCCTCGAAGGTATCGAGGGTGCCGGGAAATCGACACACATCGCCCCGCTCTCGACGCTTCTGGCTTCGATGGGGCTTCGCGTCGTGACGACGCGCGAACCCGGAGGATCGCCGATCGCCGAGCGGATCCGCGCCTTGCTGCTCGATCCGGGCAACACCGGGATGGACGAGACCGCCGAGCTGCTCCTCATGTTCGCGGCGCGGGCGGAGCATCTGAGCAAGACGATCCGACCTGCCCTGGAATCCGGTGCCTGGGTGCTTTGCGATCGCTTTACCGACGCGACCTACGCCTATCAAGGAGGGGGGCGCGGCTTGGATCCGCGGCGCATTGCGGCCCTCGAGACACTGGTGCAGGGCGACTTGCGGCCGGATCTGACGCTCCTTTTCGATCTCGCGCCTGCGCTCGGGCTTGCGCGCGCACGCGGCCGCGGGGCCGCCGATCGTTTCGAGTCGGAGACCCTGCACTTCTTCGAGGCGGTGCGCGCGGTCTATCTCGAACGGGCGCGTGCGAGCCCCGAACGCTATTACCTAATCGATGCGGCTGCACCCTTGAGCGACGTCGGCGAGCAGGTGGAGCAGGCCTTGCGAGCCCTGATCGAGACCCGTCGGGGCGAGACCGTCGATGTGTCCGGCACCGGAGAAGAGGCGTGA
- the cysM gene encoding cysteine synthase CysM, producing the protein MSYPTIEDFVGNTPLVRLQRLPGKTDNLILAKLEGNNPAGSVKDRPALNMIRRAEERGTIKPGDTLIEATSGNTGIALAMAAAIKGYRMVLIMPEHMSAERRGVMRSFGAEIVLTPKAGSMEAAIDLANAMEARGEGIRLDQFSNPDNPAAHYESTGPEIWRDTDGRITHFVSAMGTTGTIMGTGRYLKEQNPKIQIIGVQPEAGSSIPGIRRWPEAYLPKIFDPASVDRIIDVSQDIAEQTARELAAREGIFGGVSSGGCVAAALSLSRELSDSVIVAIICDRGDRYLSTGVFPA; encoded by the coding sequence ATGTCTTACCCAACAATCGAAGACTTCGTCGGCAACACGCCCCTTGTCAGACTCCAGCGGCTTCCCGGCAAGACGGACAACCTGATCCTGGCCAAGCTCGAGGGCAACAATCCCGCAGGCTCCGTCAAGGATCGCCCTGCGTTGAACATGATCCGTCGAGCCGAGGAAAGGGGCACCATCAAACCCGGCGACACCTTGATCGAGGCAACGAGCGGCAACACCGGGATTGCGCTCGCGATGGCGGCGGCGATCAAGGGCTATCGGATGGTGCTCATCATGCCGGAGCATATGAGTGCGGAGCGACGCGGTGTCATGCGCAGCTTCGGCGCGGAGATCGTCCTGACACCCAAGGCGGGAAGCATGGAGGCGGCAATCGATCTGGCCAATGCGATGGAGGCGCGAGGGGAGGGGATCCGGCTCGATCAATTCTCCAACCCGGACAATCCGGCAGCGCACTACGAGTCGACCGGCCCGGAGATCTGGCGCGACACCGACGGGCGTATCACCCACTTCGTCAGTGCGATGGGTACGACCGGGACCATCATGGGAACCGGACGCTACCTCAAAGAGCAGAACCCGAAGATTCAAATCATCGGCGTTCAGCCGGAGGCCGGTTCAAGCATCCCCGGGATCCGACGTTGGCCCGAGGCTTACCTTCCGAAGATCTTCGATCCCGCGAGTGTGGATCGGATCATCGATGTTTCTCAAGACATCGCCGAGCAGACCGCTCGCGAGCTTGCCGCGCGGGAGGGAATCTTCGGCGGGGTGTCGTCCGGGGGCTGCGTCGCAGCAGCGCTGTCGCTCTCGCGGGAGCTGAGCGACTCCGTTATCGTCGCGATCATCTGTGATCGAGGCGATCGCTATCTGTCGACCGGAGTGTTTCCGGCTTAG
- a CDS encoding Hpt domain-containing protein — MPIPDTVREFKKTSTGHARTMGYRSRPKVLPARDTVAALESAGGDAALAQELLAALLDGLPAEIEALRACVEESDWPGLAEHAHQVRGATRYCGVPALDDAIEALERAARLGDPLLISNDLAAVEAHAGRLAEESGA, encoded by the coding sequence ATGCCCATTCCCGATACAGTACGGGAATTCAAGAAGACATCAACCGGGCATGCACGCACGATGGGCTACAGATCCAGACCGAAGGTATTGCCTGCTCGAGACACTGTCGCTGCCCTCGAGAGTGCCGGCGGTGATGCTGCTCTCGCGCAAGAGCTGCTTGCGGCCTTGCTCGATGGGCTGCCCGCCGAGATCGAAGCCTTGCGCGCCTGCGTCGAGGAGTCGGATTGGCCTGGGCTCGCCGAGCACGCCCATCAGGTGCGGGGAGCAACACGGTATTGCGGGGTTCCTGCGCTGGACGACGCCATCGAGGCTTTGGAGCGCGCGGCACGCTTGGGCGATCCTCTGCTGATCTCGAATGATCTCGCTGCTGTCGAGGCCCATGCAGGCCGGCTCGCCGAGGAATCCGGGGCTTAG
- a CDS encoding stomatin-like protein codes for MDDMYLSISTLISIVAVAVIVIALAKTAQIVPQRSAFIIERLGRYSRTLDAGFHILIPFVDRVAYRHTLKEEALDVPKQQCITKDNIAVSVDGVLYLQVIDPQSASYGITDYRFASMSLAQTTLRSIIGQIELDRTFEERSRLNEEVVSALDDAAQPWGVKVMRYEIADIVMPGTITDALEQQMRAERERRAVVARSEGERQEKINISEGQKIQVINLSEAEKEKQINEAEGKAREIQMLAEATAIGIERIAEAIEKPGGKDAVSLRIAEQYVREFGRVAQSGTTLILPAELSNIGAAVAGLAKTLQAVGSAEVTRT; via the coding sequence ATGGATGACATGTACCTCAGCATCAGCACCCTGATTTCGATCGTCGCGGTGGCCGTCATCGTGATCGCGTTGGCCAAGACGGCACAGATCGTCCCCCAGCGTTCGGCCTTCATCATCGAGCGTTTGGGGCGCTATTCGCGCACCCTGGACGCCGGATTCCACATCCTGATCCCCTTCGTGGATCGGGTTGCCTACCGGCATACCCTGAAGGAAGAGGCGCTCGATGTCCCGAAGCAGCAGTGCATCACCAAGGACAATATCGCCGTGAGCGTGGACGGCGTCCTCTACCTTCAGGTCATTGACCCCCAGTCGGCGAGCTACGGGATCACCGACTATCGATTCGCGTCCATGAGCTTGGCGCAGACGACGCTGCGCTCGATCATCGGTCAGATCGAGCTGGATCGGACCTTCGAGGAACGCAGCAGGCTCAACGAAGAGGTCGTCAGCGCTCTCGATGACGCCGCGCAGCCTTGGGGCGTGAAGGTCATGCGCTACGAGATCGCGGATATCGTGATGCCGGGCACCATCACCGACGCACTCGAGCAGCAAATGCGCGCCGAGCGTGAGCGCCGGGCGGTCGTGGCCCGCTCGGAGGGCGAGCGACAAGAGAAGATCAATATCTCCGAGGGTCAGAAGATCCAGGTCATTAATCTCTCGGAAGCCGAGAAGGAAAAGCAGATCAACGAGGCCGAGGGCAAGGCGCGCGAGATTCAGATGCTCGCCGAGGCGACCGCGATCGGGATCGAACGGATCGCCGAGGCCATCGAAAAACCCGGCGGAAAGGACGCCGTGAGTCTGCGGATCGCCGAGCAATACGTCCGCGAGTTCGGGCGCGTTGCGCAGTCCGGAACCACGCTGATCCTACCCGCGGAGCTCAGCAATATCGGTGCAGCGGTCGCGGGTTTGGCCAAGACACTGCAAGCGGTCGGCTCGGCCGAGGTGACCAGAACCTGA
- the mltG gene encoding endolytic transglycosylase MltG: protein MARSMIKRAFLVSMLAAGALGVGLLLDYGAFVKAPVPLPEKSTIIDIPRGTSLRTLARRMTDEGILKHPYYFIALAYRQGDQARIKAGEFELTAGMTPVDVLARITSGQVVQHPVTLVEGWTFRQAVAAIDAQDRFTGELSDLSDEALMAKLGRPGEHPEGRLFPDTYRFPRGTPRLSVLQRAFERMEQVLAEEWAGRRDGLPIDSPYEALILASIVEKETGAAHERPEIAGVFVRRLRKGMRLQTDPTVIYGMGDRYEGRIRRADLREATAYNTYVIDGLPPTPIALPGRAAIHAVLNPTDGDSLYFVSRGDGTHVFSATLDAHNRAVRRYILGEP, encoded by the coding sequence ATGGCCCGATCCATGATCAAGCGCGCCTTCCTTGTTTCGATGCTTGCTGCAGGCGCACTCGGCGTCGGTCTCTTGCTCGACTACGGCGCCTTCGTCAAGGCGCCGGTGCCCTTGCCGGAGAAGAGTACGATCATCGATATCCCGCGCGGGACCTCGCTGCGCACATTGGCGCGCCGGATGACCGACGAGGGGATCCTGAAACACCCCTACTATTTCATCGCCTTGGCCTACCGGCAAGGTGACCAGGCGCGAATCAAGGCCGGCGAATTCGAGCTGACCGCCGGGATGACCCCGGTCGACGTCTTGGCGCGCATCACCTCGGGCCAGGTCGTTCAGCATCCCGTGACCCTGGTCGAGGGCTGGACCTTCCGGCAGGCGGTCGCGGCGATCGACGCCCAGGATCGTTTCACGGGTGAGCTGTCGGATCTCTCCGACGAGGCCCTGATGGCCAAGCTCGGTCGCCCCGGCGAGCATCCGGAAGGGCGCCTCTTTCCGGACACCTACCGCTTCCCGCGCGGTACGCCGCGTCTGTCGGTTCTACAACGCGCCTTCGAGCGCATGGAACAGGTCCTGGCAGAAGAGTGGGCCGGTCGCCGCGACGGGCTCCCGATCGACAGCCCCTACGAGGCCCTGATCCTCGCATCGATCGTCGAGAAGGAGACGGGCGCCGCGCATGAACGCCCGGAGATCGCGGGTGTCTTCGTGCGCCGCCTGCGCAAGGGGATGCGTCTGCAGACCGATCCGACGGTGATCTACGGCATGGGCGATCGTTACGAGGGCCGCATCCGACGCGCCGATCTGCGCGAGGCCACCGCTTATAACACCTATGTCATCGACGGCCTTCCGCCGACACCCATCGCCCTGCCGGGGCGGGCCGCTATCCATGCCGTGCTCAATCCCACGGACGGGGACAGCCTCTATTTCGTCTCGCGCGGCGACGGCACCCACGTCTTCTCGGCCACGCTCGACGCGCACAACCGAGCGGTTCGCCGCTATATCCTTGGTGAGCCATGA
- the holB gene encoding DNA polymerase III subunit delta', with the protein MTGPIPLALDAPLPWLAEDWMRLDRAKADGRLAHGLLFSGARGIGKRHLVELLARSMLCGAPTADGLACGRCDDCTLIAAESHPDLLRVGPDPDAKSEEIPVAAIRALVDRGALTPSRAAWKVTLVDPADHLNAAAANALLKTLEEPPGAALIVLVTEQPGRLPATIRSRCRQIRIPTPSTADALVWLSGRIPEETAELRLCLAHGGPLRALEELDNARLEQRRERIAGFLAVARGERDPLVEASAWNGLGPRLCLDWLAGWLVDLVRLAASEHPAQLANPDQREALRALAGRLEPTALHRLLQRVLRARALVETRANPQLLLESLSIEWLRVGAGQAIRRS; encoded by the coding sequence GTGACCGGGCCGATACCGCTCGCATTGGATGCCCCTTTGCCCTGGTTGGCCGAGGATTGGATGCGCCTGGATCGAGCCAAAGCAGACGGTCGGCTCGCGCATGGCCTCTTGTTCAGCGGAGCGCGCGGCATCGGCAAACGTCATCTTGTCGAGCTGCTGGCTCGGTCGATGCTGTGTGGCGCACCGACGGCGGACGGACTCGCCTGCGGACGCTGCGACGATTGCACCCTCATCGCCGCCGAGAGCCATCCCGATCTGTTGCGCGTCGGCCCGGATCCGGATGCGAAATCCGAAGAGATCCCGGTGGCGGCGATTCGCGCGCTCGTGGATCGGGGCGCACTGACGCCGAGCCGAGCCGCATGGAAGGTGACCCTCGTGGATCCTGCGGATCATCTCAACGCCGCTGCCGCGAATGCCCTGCTGAAGACTCTCGAAGAGCCGCCGGGGGCGGCTCTCATCGTTCTGGTCACGGAGCAACCCGGGCGCCTGCCGGCGACGATCCGCAGCCGCTGCCGACAGATCCGCATCCCGACACCGTCAACTGCGGACGCGCTGGTTTGGCTGTCCGGGCGAATCCCCGAAGAGACCGCCGAATTGCGCCTCTGCCTTGCGCACGGCGGTCCGCTGCGCGCGTTGGAGGAGCTCGACAACGCCAGGCTGGAGCAGCGGCGTGAGCGGATCGCCGGGTTTCTCGCGGTCGCGCGCGGGGAGCGTGACCCGCTGGTGGAGGCTTCCGCCTGGAACGGCCTCGGACCACGGCTATGCTTGGATTGGTTGGCCGGCTGGCTGGTCGACCTGGTGCGTCTTGCCGCAAGCGAGCATCCGGCGCAGCTCGCCAACCCGGATCAACGCGAGGCCTTGCGAGCGCTTGCAGGGCGTCTGGAGCCGACCGCCCTGCACCGGCTGCTGCAGCGGGTCCTGCGTGCACGTGCCCTGGTGGAAACCAGGGCGAACCCCCAATTGCTCTTGGAATCCTTGTCGATCGAATGGCTCCGCGTCGGCGCGGGCCAAGCCATCAGGAGGTCTTGA